GAAGCGTTCCGCCAAGCGCTCGGCCTGATCTTGAGCGGAGACCCCGAGGTGCTCTCAATAACGGCCCTATCGCTTTACACATCCGGCTTCGCGACCCTGCTATCCTGCGCTTGGAGTCTTCCCATCGGGGCGCTCCTCGGACTATTTGGATTCCCGGGCAAGAGGTGGATCAGGAGCTTCTTCAATGCCATGCTCGGGATCCCGACGGTTGCCCTTGGCCTGTTCCTTTACTTGCTACTATCCAGGAGTGGGCCGCTCGGAGCCCTCCAGCTCCTGTATACACCATGGGGGATCATAATGGGCCAATCAATCCTGATCTCACCCATAATTGTTAGCTTCTCGAGCGGTGCGTTGGAATCCATCGATGTAGAGCTGAAGGACCTCGCTAGGACCTTGGGCGCATCGGGCCTTCAAACGACCTTGGCGATCATAAGGGAGGCCTCGCGGGGCATCGCGCTGGCGATCCTAGCGGCCTTCAACAGGGCCATCTCGGAGCTCGGGATCGCGCTCATGATAGGGGGGAACATAAGGCACGCTACTAGGGTCCTGACGACGGCCATATCCCTCGAGACGGCCAAGGGGGAGATCGCGCTCAGCATGGCCTTGGCGATCATCCTAATGGCCATAGTCTTTTCGATGACACTCGCGATGGAGCTCTTCAGGAGGGGGTGAGCTTGAGCGGCCATCTCAGGGTGGAGTGCCTCGAAAAGGAATATGGTCCGATCAAGGCGTTGGATTCGGTAACGTTGGACTTCGATGCGGGCAAGATAGTGGCGCTCCTGGGGATCAATGGCTCCGGGAAGACAACGCTCCTGAGGGTTTTGGCCGGCTTGGAGGAGCCGAGCAGAGGGGAGATATTGCTCGATGGGAGGCGCATGAGGGGGAGCGACCTCCGCAAGGTTTCAACGATGGTTTTCCAAAAGGCCGTTATGTTCGATATGAGCGTTTACGATAACGTGGCCTTCGGACTCAGGGTCAGGGGCATTGGGGAGGGGGAGATCGAGAGGAGGGTGCTCCGGGCTTTGGCCTCGGTGGGGATGGAGGATCTGCGGGAGAGAAGGGCAAGGAAGTTATCGGGGGGGGAGCAGCAAAGGGTCGCGCTGGCGAGGGCCTTCGCCATAGAACCCAAAGTGCTGTTGTTGGATGAACCGACCGCGAACCTCGATCCGGCCAACTCCGCGATCATAGAGAGCGCGATCAGGCGTGTTGGAAGGGGAGAGGATCGCATCGTTATATTGGCCACCCACAACTTGTATCAGGCCAAGAGGCTGGCGGATGAGGTCGTCCATATGCATGCTGGGAGGGTCTTGGAGGTCGCTGGACCGGAGGATTTCTTCCTGCGTCCTAGCAATGAGATTACGAGGAGATTCATAAACGGTGAGCTCCAATTCTGAATCCATTGAGTCCTCGATCCGCGATCCAATCGGGCCCAAGGCCCATCGCCAAGCTTATAACCGCCGCAAGGGCTATTGAAAACGATGCCTCATGGGCAAAGCGGTCATCAGGACCGATATGGCGCATGCCCCAAGGGCCCATTATTCGCAGGCGGTCAGAGCGGGTGATTTCATCTATGTATCGGGCTTATTGGCCATCGACCCGAGGACGGACGAGCCGGTTCGGGGAGGAATTAAGGAGCAAACGGCGGCCGTTCTCGAGAACCTGAAGGCCCTGCTCGAGGCCTCGGGCTCCTCGTTGGATGACGTGGTCAAGGTCACGGTGTTCTTGAAGGATATAAGGGATATAAGTGCTATGAATGAGGTCTTCAAGGCCCACTTCCCAAGGGATCCGCCGGCCAGATCAACCATAGAGGCCAAGCTTGCCTCCCCGGAATTTCTGGTCGAGATAGAGGCAATCGCCTACGCGGGTCGATGAAGGGCATCCAGCCCCTTCCATAGATTTCCCAACGGCCGTAGCACGTTCCCGAAATCTCAGGGCGCCATGGGTTCTGTTAAGGGGAGCTTGCGCATAGCGGCAAAGGAGGCTATCTCCAAGGGGTCGGGGAAGGGGGCCGCAGGGGAACGGTTCCATCTAGAACCGCTCGTAATGGAGGATCTCCTTCAGATCGCGCCTCTCCCTGCGCCCTTCTCCCTCGTCCGGGTATCCAACGGAGATGAGGGCCACCAGCTTATAGCCGCTCGGTGCGCCGAGGAGCTTCCGGATCTCGTCGGCATATCTCTTCTTGTCCCCGGCCACCCAGCAGGTCCCGAGGCCGAGCGCCGTAGCAGCTATTAGGATGTTCTCAACGGCCGCGCATCCATCCTCCAGATAATACTTAGTATCCTTGCAGAGGACCGCGATGCAGAGCGGCGCCTCGGCTATGAACTTCCCGTAGTCGGTAATATCCGCTATCCTTTTGCGGGTTTCAGGATTCGTTATGGCGACGAACTCCCAAGGTTGCACGTTCATGGCGGATGGCGCCCATCTCCCGGCATCGACGAGCTTCTCTATTATATCGCTTGGTATCGGCGTTGGCTTATACCTCCTGACGCTCCTCCTCTTCCTTATGGCCTCCAAGGCATCCAAATCCCAATCGCCCTCACGCTGGTCGATCTAAGCGAATTATTCCTTAAATGCCTTTTCGCGATCCAATTTCAGCGATCTTCCCGAGATGCGCCTTCCTGAGCCCTCCCAATAATAGAGGGAGCAAGCGATGGAGAGTTCCAGACACCATTACCCCGATATATCGGCTCAAGCCTTTTCGCCGCGCATGCGCGGCGAAAGGCTTAAATATTCTGCCGTTGGCAACCCCTAGCCCATATATCAAATAGGAGGATCCGAGGGAGGTTCCGCCCGATGGAGCGAAGGGCTGGGGATCGCCTTTCCGGGCTCGATACGATCGGCCCGGAGCTACCATACGCCGCCCATGCAATGCCCCCTATCGAGGGGCACGGACCCTGTTGAGCCAAGAGGAATAGCTGCGGAGCGGATCCCCCCAACCTCCGAGCGATTTCTTCGGGCCATCATCGCAGAGGACGTTCTGGGCCTCATCGGGAATACTCCACTGGTGAGGATCAGAAGGCTAACGGGGCCGGGGGATGCCACCATATTTGCGAAACTGGAGAAGTATAACCCCGGGGGCTCGATAAAGGACAGGGTGGCCAAGTATATGATAGAGATGGCTGAGAGGGAGGGAAGGCTCACAAAGGGGATGACGATAATTGAGCCTACATCCGGGAACACTGGGATAGCGCTGGCGATGATTGGGATCGCGAAGGGCTACAGGGTTAAGATCGTTATGCCCAAGTCGATGAGCGTCGAAAGGAGGATTATGATGAGGGCCATGGGGGCCGAGTTGATGCTCGTCGAGGATGAGGAATGGAGGGGGGCCGCCATAGAGTTGGCGAGGGAGTTGGCCGAGGAGAAGGGGTACTTCATGCCAAATCAATTCGAGAATTGCGCCAATATCTTAGCCCATTACGAAACGACGGGGAGGGAGATCTTGGAGCAAACCGACGGGAGGATCGATATGCTCGTCGCAGGAATTGGGACCGGCGGGACGATAATGGGCGTGGGAAAAAGGCTGAAGGAGTTCGATCCGGGGATAAGGGTGGTGGGCGTTGAGGCCTATCCGGGCTCAAGGATACAGGGCTTGAGGAACTTCAGCCAAAGCGGTTACGTCCCCCCGATCCTAGATGCCTCCAAGCTCGATGAAAAGGTCATGATCAATGACGAGGATGCGTTCAGGATGACCAAGGAGCTGGCGGAGAAGGAGGGCCTATTCGTCGGCCCTAGCTCCGGGGCGGCTATGTGGGTAGCCCTCCAAAAGGCCAAGGAGCTCGGGGAGGGCAAGACGATAGTGGTGATCTTCCCGGACGGCGGGGAGAAGTATTTGAGCATGGGTATATTCGGATGAGTGGGTCCCCCATTTCTGTATTAAAGCCTTAAAATAAGCGATGCGAGATCTCTTTTCTCTCGAACCATAAAAAGGGAGGGGGGAGGTTTTAGATTCACTTCTTGGAAACTCTCTTCATGGGCTTTCCACAACAAATCAAATCGCATTCGGAGCAACCGCAGATCTCATCGATGGTACATACAATGCCGCATACGTCACACTTGAATTTATCTCCCTTCGCCACCAACCCAATTAACCCCGTGAATAGCGTTCGGGGAAATTATTTATAAACTTATTCTTGAGGGGGAGCGAATCGAAAATTAAATGGTTTCCGACCCAAGGCGATGCTGATCCTAAACGCTGATTAATTCGAGGGATAGGGCTCGCAGAGCAGGGCCCATCG
This region of Candidatus Bathyarchaeia archaeon genomic DNA includes:
- a CDS encoding phosphate ABC transporter ATP-binding protein codes for the protein MSLSGHLRVECLEKEYGPIKALDSVTLDFDAGKIVALLGINGSGKTTLLRVLAGLEEPSRGEILLDGRRMRGSDLRKVSTMVFQKAVMFDMSVYDNVAFGLRVRGIGEGEIERRVLRALASVGMEDLRERRARKLSGGEQQRVALARAFAIEPKVLLLDEPTANLDPANSAIIESAIRRVGRGEDRIVILATHNLYQAKRLADEVVHMHAGRVLEVAGPEDFFLRPSNEITRRFINGELQF
- a CDS encoding RidA family protein; this encodes MGKAVIRTDMAHAPRAHYSQAVRAGDFIYVSGLLAIDPRTDEPVRGGIKEQTAAVLENLKALLEASGSSLDDVVKVTVFLKDIRDISAMNEVFKAHFPRDPPARSTIEAKLASPEFLVEIEAIAYAGR
- a CDS encoding nitroreductase family protein translates to MDALEAIRKRRSVRRYKPTPIPSDIIEKLVDAGRWAPSAMNVQPWEFVAITNPETRKRIADITDYGKFIAEAPLCIAVLCKDTKYYLEDGCAAVENILIAATALGLGTCWVAGDKKRYADEIRKLLGAPSGYKLVALISVGYPDEGEGRRERRDLKEILHYERF
- a CDS encoding ABC transporter permease, translating into MFEEIVEAFRQALGLILSGDPEVLSITALSLYTSGFATLLSCAWSLPIGALLGLFGFPGKRWIRSFFNAMLGIPTVALGLFLYLLLSRSGPLGALQLLYTPWGIIMGQSILISPIIVSFSSGALESIDVELKDLARTLGASGLQTTLAIIREASRGIALAILAAFNRAISELGIALMIGGNIRHATRVLTTAISLETAKGEIALSMALAIILMAIVFSMTLAMELFRRG
- a CDS encoding desulfoferrodoxin — translated: MVAKGDKFKCDVCGIVCTIDEICGCSECDLICCGKPMKRVSKK
- a CDS encoding cysteine synthase family protein, whose translation is MGNTPLVRIRRLTGPGDATIFAKLEKYNPGGSIKDRVAKYMIEMAEREGRLTKGMTIIEPTSGNTGIALAMIGIAKGYRVKIVMPKSMSVERRIMMRAMGAELMLVEDEEWRGAAIELARELAEEKGYFMPNQFENCANILAHYETTGREILEQTDGRIDMLVAGIGTGGTIMGVGKRLKEFDPGIRVVGVEAYPGSRIQGLRNFSQSGYVPPILDASKLDEKVMINDEDAFRMTKELAEKEGLFVGPSSGAAMWVALQKAKELGEGKTIVVIFPDGGEKYLSMGIFG